In the Haloferula helveola genome, one interval contains:
- a CDS encoding tetratricopeptide repeat-containing sulfotransferase family protein: MVLGFRWSGWSPESQVLFMKNERKPKPGLAYNALRLREHEFQVAWASRDLDKCVEVLEKVLVLNPRSTNAYFQLARVYGLRYQHDDAIRVLDEAVRRSPKEQRVLALAEAGKTAKEFFDPSVAAEFLKRAVEAAAASRGRHALDDLADAKLALAEHFRFTRCKAEAAELVEQVLEDLPHDKSARLLWCKLNESDVENCLDELNDLMDGAEGEFRVKVAYQLGKMRDKAGDFAGAMEALIEAKQPMMGVRDALVSNRIKVRAQLSDFIREFDRKKLDEWNAAAGGLGEPKRIALLGGHPRSGTTLLEQSLDAHSDAVSIEETENFSVCFYCKVMKGLPARASIVDAMDACEPENLVSYRQGYLDAAERCLQEKVGDRLLIDKNPSLTFLAPSFLRLFPEAKLLVMLRDPRDVVLSCFMQAFFPPDLVTGNFLTLTDAAAEVNHLLMAWAELREHLQETLCEIRYEDLVSDLKGNVKRSLGFLGLGWSDDVVNFDKHAGQRVVRSPSADAVTEKVHRKAAGRWENYQDYLGPAIEVLSPSLKALGYA, translated from the coding sequence ATGGTCCTTGGCTTCCGGTGGTCCGGTTGGAGTCCAGAATCCCAAGTTCTGTTTATGAAGAATGAGCGTAAGCCCAAGCCCGGTCTGGCATACAATGCCCTCCGGCTCAGGGAGCACGAGTTCCAGGTCGCGTGGGCTTCCCGGGATTTGGACAAGTGTGTGGAGGTGCTTGAGAAGGTGCTGGTGCTCAATCCCCGGTCGACCAACGCCTACTTCCAGTTGGCTCGGGTATACGGACTTCGCTACCAGCACGATGACGCCATCCGGGTTTTGGATGAGGCCGTCAGGCGGTCGCCCAAGGAGCAGCGCGTGCTGGCACTCGCCGAGGCCGGGAAGACTGCGAAAGAGTTTTTCGATCCGAGCGTCGCGGCCGAATTCCTAAAGCGGGCGGTCGAGGCCGCTGCGGCCAGCCGAGGGAGGCACGCGCTGGACGATCTGGCGGATGCCAAACTGGCACTTGCCGAGCACTTTCGGTTCACCCGATGCAAGGCTGAAGCCGCCGAGTTGGTCGAACAGGTGCTAGAGGACCTCCCACACGACAAAAGTGCGAGACTGTTGTGGTGCAAGCTGAATGAGAGTGACGTCGAGAACTGTCTTGATGAGCTCAATGACCTGATGGACGGCGCCGAGGGTGAGTTTCGGGTGAAAGTTGCCTACCAGCTCGGCAAGATGCGGGACAAGGCGGGCGATTTCGCCGGTGCCATGGAGGCCTTGATCGAGGCGAAGCAACCGATGATGGGTGTTCGTGACGCGCTGGTATCGAATCGGATCAAGGTTCGCGCGCAGCTGTCTGACTTCATCCGGGAGTTCGATCGTAAGAAGCTCGATGAGTGGAATGCCGCTGCGGGTGGATTGGGAGAGCCGAAGAGAATCGCCCTGTTGGGAGGGCATCCGCGATCGGGGACGACCCTGCTTGAACAGTCGCTGGATGCGCACTCCGACGCAGTGTCGATCGAGGAGACTGAGAATTTTTCGGTCTGTTTCTACTGCAAGGTGATGAAGGGGTTGCCGGCGCGAGCGAGCATCGTGGATGCGATGGACGCGTGTGAGCCGGAGAATCTGGTCTCCTACCGTCAAGGTTACCTTGATGCCGCGGAACGGTGTCTCCAGGAAAAGGTGGGCGATCGGCTTTTGATCGATAAGAATCCGTCGCTGACTTTCCTAGCGCCGTCCTTCTTGCGGCTGTTCCCGGAGGCCAAACTGCTCGTGATGCTCCGTGATCCGCGTGATGTGGTTCTGAGCTGCTTCATGCAGGCGTTTTTCCCGCCCGATCTGGTCACCGGAAACTTTTTGACCTTAACGGATGCTGCCGCGGAGGTGAATCACCTCCTGATGGCTTGGGCGGAGCTGAGAGAGCATCTGCAGGAAACGCTCTGTGAAATCCGTTACGAGGACTTGGTGTCCGATCTCAAGGGCAACGTGAAACGTTCGCTGGGCTTCCTTGGGTTGGGTTGGAGCGATGACGTGGTGAACTTCGACAAGCATGCGGGACAACGGGTGGTGCGCTCTCCTTCGGCAGATGCCGTCACCGAGAAGGTTCACCGCAAGGCGGCGGGACGCTGGGAGAACTATCAGGATTACCTCGGCCCC
- a CDS encoding fused MFS/spermidine synthase, whose protein sequence is MNAARSATLTVLFGSFLLFAVQPMLGRTLLPAFGGSAAVWTVCLAAFQTLLLLGYLYAHLLGRQSTARQMTLHRVTLVVAILWTLGFAILRPNLFPMLGKSGMPRWEVLFCVLLFAGLPYVMLSSGSTLVQAWLARTGSKNVYRLYAVSNLGSFLGLFAYPFVFEPYVSLTAQWWGFSGLIVVYAALLTVMGRRVRLAESLAPSDSVGPEADEAGSASESNAYVDKKVLWLALPSLSVFLLNAVTSYLTLDVIPLPLLWTALLGLFLLSYVIGFSGFGHRLLSLLLWVALGFVGFAGYVVSKGPEPGAFGMQLVSGAGLCLFGCTFLHSWLYAIRPAAGKLSLYYLFNALGGAIGGLIASIVVPLIFTTVAEYPVAIAGLAVVMIWFIASSKKWGHFRWIGAAPALGALGLSLISFLPTEEDRPTIWRDRGFYGTVQVTEVKARASGGDGSVHEFIHGSTLHGIQALIPGRERWPTAYFTPEKMGFGVIAHPKWEKKEPMRVNLVGLGVGVMLAYGREGDYYRCYEISPEVLEIAENPDLFTYVSGCPAEVDLVCEDARKGLERELAEGVEPYDVIVIDAFAGDSLPYHLSTREAFELYFKMLKPDGILALNVTNWHLDLDPFVKAVGVSFKVPTVELASPDDLSRLAFGAKCAFFCRQPQGMGELPFGAQMVDIQKQPDIPMPTDEKGSFVPLIRW, encoded by the coding sequence ATGAATGCTGCCCGTTCGGCCACCCTTACCGTATTATTTGGTTCATTTCTTCTCTTCGCAGTGCAGCCTATGCTGGGACGGACATTGCTGCCCGCGTTCGGTGGTAGTGCAGCGGTGTGGACCGTCTGCCTGGCGGCATTCCAGACCTTGCTGCTGTTGGGTTATCTCTATGCCCACCTTCTCGGGCGGCAGTCGACAGCTCGCCAGATGACGTTGCATCGGGTGACGTTGGTGGTTGCGATTCTCTGGACCCTGGGGTTTGCGATACTGAGGCCCAATCTGTTCCCGATGCTCGGGAAGTCGGGAATGCCGAGATGGGAAGTGCTGTTTTGTGTGCTGCTGTTTGCCGGCCTCCCGTACGTAATGTTGTCTTCCGGTTCGACGTTGGTGCAGGCGTGGCTGGCACGGACAGGTAGCAAGAACGTCTATCGGCTCTATGCGGTTTCGAATTTGGGCTCGTTCCTGGGTTTGTTTGCTTATCCCTTCGTCTTCGAACCCTACGTTTCCTTGACCGCTCAGTGGTGGGGGTTCTCGGGGCTGATTGTCGTTTACGCGGCTCTGCTGACCGTCATGGGCCGAAGAGTTCGCCTCGCCGAAAGTCTCGCTCCTTCCGACTCAGTCGGGCCGGAGGCTGATGAGGCCGGGAGTGCTTCCGAATCAAATGCGTACGTTGACAAGAAGGTTCTGTGGTTGGCTCTTCCCTCACTCTCGGTGTTTCTGCTCAATGCGGTAACGTCCTACCTGACACTCGACGTGATCCCACTGCCGCTCCTGTGGACGGCCCTACTTGGGTTGTTCCTGCTCAGCTATGTGATCGGATTCTCCGGTTTTGGGCACCGTTTGCTTTCATTGCTTCTTTGGGTGGCCCTCGGTTTTGTCGGGTTTGCCGGCTATGTAGTGAGTAAAGGCCCGGAGCCGGGAGCCTTTGGGATGCAGCTGGTTTCGGGTGCGGGGCTCTGTCTTTTCGGGTGCACCTTCCTTCACTCGTGGCTGTATGCGATCCGGCCCGCAGCCGGAAAGTTGAGCCTCTACTACCTGTTCAACGCGTTGGGTGGCGCCATCGGGGGCTTGATCGCATCGATTGTCGTGCCACTCATTTTCACCACGGTGGCCGAGTATCCCGTTGCCATCGCAGGCCTCGCTGTGGTGATGATCTGGTTCATCGCGTCGTCCAAGAAGTGGGGGCACTTCCGATGGATCGGAGCCGCGCCCGCTCTTGGGGCACTCGGGCTCAGTCTCATTTCGTTCCTACCCACTGAGGAAGATCGCCCGACGATATGGAGAGACCGGGGCTTCTACGGCACCGTTCAGGTCACTGAGGTCAAAGCGAGGGCTTCGGGCGGCGATGGCTCAGTCCACGAGTTCATCCATGGATCCACCCTGCACGGGATCCAGGCATTGATTCCCGGACGGGAACGGTGGCCGACGGCTTATTTCACTCCCGAGAAGATGGGCTTCGGGGTAATCGCCCATCCGAAGTGGGAGAAGAAGGAGCCGATGCGTGTCAACCTCGTAGGTCTTGGTGTGGGCGTGATGCTCGCCTACGGGCGTGAAGGGGACTACTACCGGTGCTACGAAATCAGTCCGGAAGTGCTGGAAATCGCCGAGAATCCGGATCTGTTCACCTACGTCAGCGGCTGTCCGGCGGAAGTTGATCTCGTTTGTGAGGACGCTCGCAAGGGGTTGGAGAGGGAACTTGCGGAAGGGGTGGAGCCCTACGACGTCATTGTCATCGACGCCTTTGCCGGTGACAGCCTTCCGTATCACTTGAGTACCCGTGAGGCTTTTGAGCTGTACTTCAAGATGCTTAAGCCCGATGGGATTCTTGCTCTCAATGTTACCAACTGGCACCTTGACCTCGATCCGTTCGTAAAGGCGGTGGGTGTCTCATTCAAGGTGCCGACGGTTGAGTTGGCTTCTCCCGATGATTTGTCGCGGCTCGCATTCGGGGCCAAGTGCGCCTTCTTCTGCCGACAGCCGCAGGGGATGGGTGAACTCCCGTTTGGAGCCCAGATGGTGGATATTCAGAAGCAACCTGATATCCCGATGCCGACGGATGAGAAGGGAAGCTTTGTTCCGTTGATCCGATGGTAA
- a CDS encoding PEP-CTERM sorting domain-containing protein: MKLTLTNAALVLALTGAAHAATISIDSILDLDVTVDPNAANTLSSGSGFTVRVGVYTGPALTTTATFASINSSFTEVGSLNLGTAAVSNYNGYFGTSSAISFTDADGVGGQNIWLWVTDGANINGVYEATGALAGDFQFKADAAIPNSGSIQFGGAAFDDWAIRLGTFTTGGVNAAYGGSYVLNTANPVPEPAVALLGAFGVIGLLRRRRP, translated from the coding sequence ATGAAACTAACTTTGACCAATGCCGCCTTGGTTCTCGCGCTGACTGGCGCGGCCCACGCCGCGACAATCTCGATCGATTCTATTCTCGATCTTGATGTCACTGTTGATCCTAACGCTGCAAATACCCTCTCCTCTGGTTCGGGGTTCACTGTTCGTGTTGGTGTCTACACTGGGCCCGCTCTCACTACCACGGCGACCTTTGCGAGCATCAACTCCAGCTTCACGGAAGTTGGCAGCCTGAATCTCGGCACCGCTGCGGTTTCCAACTACAATGGGTATTTCGGCACTTCCTCTGCTATCTCGTTTACTGATGCTGATGGCGTTGGCGGCCAAAATATCTGGCTCTGGGTTACCGATGGAGCGAATATCAACGGTGTTTATGAAGCCACGGGTGCACTCGCTGGTGACTTCCAGTTCAAGGCTGACGCTGCGATTCCGAATAGTGGTTCCATCCAGTTTGGTGGTGCTGCGTTCGATGACTGGGCGATCCGCCTCGGCACCTTCACCACTGGTGGCGTCAATGCCGCTTACGGTGGTTCCTACGTCCTCAACACTGCCAACCCGGTTCCTGAACCGGCAGTTGCGCTTCTGGGTGCATTCGGTGTGATCGGTCTCCTTCGCCGCCGCCGCCCCTGA